GCTCGTTCTGAGGCGACCGCCGTCCTGGTCCCAGCAGGCCTAAGGCCCGGACGGGCTGCACCCTGCTTCGCCTGCTGCAAGAAGGAGAGGGGCTTGGCCGGCCTGTCGCCCGGCGGTGGGCGTGGCTCTGCGGTCTGGTGGCGGACGCGTGCACTGCTCCGCTGGTTGCATTTCGGTGCTAGTCAGCTGCACGCCTTAAGGATAGCTTGTGGCACCAAGTGGGATGCATCGGAGGAGTTGGTTCTCTTGGTCAGATATTCAGCTACTTCGCACAGCGGATATTCGAGATGCTTCGGGAAAAATATAATATAATATTATTCATATTATAATAACAGGATGATCGTTGTAAGTTGCGCACTTAGAAAGCAAGTACGGGCGAGGCACAAATGAACGTCTTTGATCTCGATGCAGCACTCGTCCGTGATTACGAGCAATTTGCCCGCTCGTTCACATCGATCCGAGCGCCCGATATTCGAGCTGCAATAGATGGACTGTACGAGCGTGGAACATTTTGGCCTGAGGCGCTAATCAGCATCAACCCACATTTTGAGCAGGGTGAAACCGTTGAGTCTCTCGCGCATGAGGGATTGATTCATCCGAACACAGCCAACGTCTTCCGCGTCAGTGGCGGCCCAATCAGGCTTCACAGACACCAAACCGAAGCAGTGGCCAAGGCAGCGGCAAAGCGCAGCTTTGTCGTGACGACTGGAACAGGGTCGGGCAAGTCGCTGTGCTTCTTTGTGCCAATCATTGATGCTGCAATACGCGCTCGTGCACAAGGGGAAGCGCCGCGCACTCGAGCGATTATTGTTTATCCAATGAACGCCCTTGCTAATAGTCAGTTGAAGGAACTAGAAAAATTCATCGGACAGTCTGGATTGTCCGACGAAATGCGTCCTACCTTTGCGCGATACACTGGGCAAGAGAACGCAGAAGAGCGTCAACGTATACGCAATGCAAAGCCTGATATTATTCTTACTAATTTTATGATGCTAGAACTGTTGATGACTCGGCAGAATGACCTCGACCGTGCAGTCATCGGGAATGCGCACGGGCTTGAATTTATAGTCCTTGACGAGTTGCATACCTATCGCGGCCGTCAAGGCGCCGACGTTGCGATGTTAGTGCGACGTTTGCGCGACCGGCTCTGCCCCGACCGTGCGCCAATCTGCATCGGCACCTCAGCCACTATGGCTAGCGAAGGTGACGAGACTACGCGCGCCTCTGCCGTCGCGGCCGTCGCCTCCCGCCTTTTCGGGACCCCCATCGCGGCGAGCGCAATTATTGATGAGAGCCTCGCCCGCGCAACTAACCCGGCGCTGAATGCCGCCTCATTCGGAGATGCCCTCGGTTTTGCCGTTGATGCCGAACTACCGCTCGCACTAGACGATGCGGCGCTGGTCACGCATCCGCTCTCTGTTTGGATCGAACTTGAGATCGGCCTCTCCGACGGCCAGACCTTTTCTCGACGCCCACCGACTACATTAAGCGAGGCAGCGGCGCGCCTGGCGGCGAAAACCGGCCGTAGCAAAGAGCGCTGCCGTGAGCAGATCGCCGCCATGCTGACGATGATGAGCCTGCCGGCCGAGACCCGAGGGGGCACCGGCGAGCGAGCCTTCCTGGCATTCAAGCTCCATCGTTTCATCTCAGGCGCAGGGCACGTTCATGCGACGCTCCGCCAGCCTGACCGCCGCATCACCCTTGACGGCCAGCTCTTCGACCCCAAGGACCCGGGCGCGCGCCTCTATGCTACGTATTTTTGCCGCGCCTGCGGCCAAGAATATCATCCAGTCGCCCGTATAGAGGAGGACGACGGCGTACGTTTCATCCCCAGGTCCATCGACGAGCCGATCCTCGCCGAGCCCGACGAAGAGGCACGTGCCGGCTACCTGATGCCGGAGCCGCAGGACGACCCAGACTTCGCCTTCGGCGGAAACGCGGAGGACTATCCGGAAGACTGGACCGAAACGCGTCCGTCCGGCCGCCGTCTCAAACCCGTCCACCGGACCCACGCCCCCCGGCGCGTCTGCGTGAATGCGGACGGTGCGACCGGCGCAGCCGGGCGGCCTGCATGGTTCCTGCCCGGCAAATTTCGGTTCTGCCTCGCCTGCGGGGACCAACCGGCTGCGCAGGCGCGAGAAATAAACAAGCTCGCTGGGCTTTCATCTGAGGGCCGAAGTTCAGCCACGACGCTCCTGGTCTCCAGCATGCTGCGCTGGATGAACCGCGAGAGTTCACCGCCTGCTAAGGAAAAGCGCAAGCTCCTCGGCTTTACCGACAACCGCCAGGATGCGGCGCTACAGGCCGGCCATTTCAACGATTTCCTGTTTGTGACCCTGCTGCGGGGGGCGACGCTCGCGGCGGTGCGAGCCGCAGGGCCCGAGGGTTTGGCCGAGGAAGACTTCGGGCGCAAGGTGCAGCAGGCACTCGGCTTCATCGGTGAGCGCGAGGCGTTGCGCCCGGAATGGATGTTGGACCCTGGGACCAAGGGAGCGGGCCGTCACGAGGCCGAGCGTGCGCTTGGCCGCGTCCTTGCTCACCGGGTCTGGGCCGACCAGCGCCGCGGCTGGCGCTTCACCAACCCCAACTTGGAAGATCTTGGACTCGTTCGGGTGGAGTATGTCGGACTTGACAACCTCATCGCAGATGAGCGGTTCGAGAAAGGCCCTCCTGAATTGCGCGCCGCATCGCCGGAGCAGCGGCGCGAGGCGTTGCACATCCTGCTCGACGCGCTCCGGAAGGGGCTTGCGGTCACGGCCGACGCACTCGAGGGCCAGGTCATTGAGGCGACAGCGAATGCGTCCCGGACCTACCTCCGGGAGCCCTGGGCAATCTCGCTGCAGGAGACACCCCGACACGCGGCAGCGCTGATGCTTGATGCGCCACGCCGGGACGTCGCCGGGCTGCGCGGAGAGCCACTCATCGTGCGTGGCGGGCCACGCAGCAGTCTCGCGCGGCGGCTCGGCCGAGAGGAGATCTGGTCGAAGCGGCTCGATGGGAAAACCTACCTCGCGGTTGTCGAGGCGCTGCTCGCCGCGGCAGACGAATACGGGCTTGTGCGGGCTGTCCCGACGAGCTTCGACGCCGAGGGATGGCGTCTTGTCTCCGGCGCCATCCGCATCGTCGTGGCGAAGGGCCGGCCCGATAGCCGGCGCCCCAACCCCTACTTCGTTGCACTCTACGAGACCCTTGCCGGATCGTTGCTCTCCGGTGAGAGCATGCTGTTCGGCTTCGAGGGCCGTGAGCATACTGCACAGGTTGACCAAACCCGGCGCCAATGGCGCGAGGCGCGCTTCCGCTGGGAGGAAGCGGACCGCGCGTATCTTAGTTCGGAGCTGGGCCGGCTCAAGGACGACGTGCGGGAGCCGGACGTCTTCCTGCCGGTGCTGTTCTGCTCGCCAACGATGGAACTCGGCGTCGATATTTCGGCGCTCAACGCGGTGTATCTGCGCAACGTACCGCCGACCCCGGCGAACTACGCTCAGCGGTCTGGTCGCGCCGGACGCTCGGGACAGGCGGCCCTGGTCGCCACCTACTGCGCGGCCCAGAGCCCGCACGATCAGTATTATTTCGCTAAGCCCGAGCAGATGGTCCGTGGCGTGGTCCGACCTCCGGCCCTCGACCTCGTCAACCGGGATCTCGTCGTGGCCCATCTCCACGCCGTATGGCTGGCTGAAGCCGGCGTGGAACTCGAACCCGACATCCCGCAGGTGCTGGACCTAGCGGACGAGCGGCTGCCGGTGCGGGCGAGCATCACCATTGCCCTATCCGATCCGGCCCTGACAGTCCGCGCCGCAGCAGCAATGCGCCGCGTGCTCGATGCCATTCTGCCGGAACTTCAGGTGGCGCGGCCGGCTTGGGCTGCAGATCTCGAGGGCTTTGCGGCCGAGACCGCGGCGCAGGCCCCGCAGCGGTTTTCCGAGGCGTTCCAGCGCTGGCGCGACCTCTATGACGGCGCTCGCGCCCAGCTCATCGACGCGAACCGCCGCTCAGAGATGCACGGGCTGCGCGCCGAGGAGCGCAAGGAGGCGAAGATCCAACAAGCGCAGGCGAACGAGCAGCTCTCGCTCCTTGAGCGCGGGGCCGCAAGCGGTGGCTCGGACTTCTATACCTACCGCTATCTTGCAACTGAGGGCTTTCTGCCTGGTTACAATTTTCCGCGCCTGCCACTCTACGCCTATATCCCGTCGGTCGGCACTGGCACCAGAGGGGCGTTCCTGCAGCGGGCGCGCTTCCTGGCCATCGCTGAATTCGGCCCGAGGAGCTTGATCTACCACGAGGGCCGCGCATACCGTGTCGCGAAGGCAAAGCTCCCGGCCGGTGTTCGCGAGGAAGGCCGCCTCGCGACCCGCACGCTCTACGTCTGCGATGCCTGCGGCGCCGGGCACGCCGAGCACGAGCAGGAACGCTGCCATGTCTGCGCAGCGCCGATGGCAGGCACCCATCCGGTGCGCAATGTCCTGCGCATTGACAACGTCGAGACCCAGGCCGCCGAGCGTATCACTGCCAACGACGAGGAGCGCCAGCGCCAGGGCTTCGACATCCGCACCATTTTCGCGTGGCCGAAGGCGGGGGAGACGCCGGACGCTATCGAGGCTGTGGCGCAGGCCGACGATGCATCGGTGATGCGGCTTGACTACGCCCCACGCGCCAACATCAGCCGGCTAAACCTGGGGCTGAAGCGGCGCGCGGCGAAGGGCACGTTCGGCTTTGGCATCGATCCGGTCAGCGGCCGCTGGAGCCGCAGCCCGGCCGACGAAGCGGACGCGGACGGGCCGCCCGACGGTCCGTCCCTCCAAAGGGTCGTGCCGATTGTCGAGGACAACAAGAACGCCCTGTTGCTGCGCCTGCCGGAGAGCCGCATCTCCGAGACGGCGATGGCGACGCTCCAGCACGCGCTCGCGCGGGGCCTGAGCCTCGCCTTCCAGCTGGAGGAGGGCGAGGTGCTGAGCGAACCGGTGCCGCGTCGCGATGAACGCCGGGCAATCCTCGCCTTTGAGGCGACAGAGGGAGGAGCGGGCGTGCTCGGGCGCCTCGCCTCCGAGCCCGAGGCCCTCGCCCGTGTTGCTCGTACAGCGCTCACGCTTATGCATTATCCCGACCATGCGGCAGCGGTGGCGGCGCGGGATCCATTGTTGCTCGCTGAGGATGCCGAAGCCGCCTGTGTGAAGGGCTGCTACCGCTGTCTGCTTTCCTACTACAACCAGCCCGACCACGAGCTGATCGACCGCAAGGACCAGGACGTACTGCGTCTGCTGCTGCGTCTCGCG
This sequence is a window from Methylobacterium sp. SyP6R. Protein-coding genes within it:
- a CDS encoding DEAD/DEAH box helicase; its protein translation is MNVFDLDAALVRDYEQFARSFTSIRAPDIRAAIDGLYERGTFWPEALISINPHFEQGETVESLAHEGLIHPNTANVFRVSGGPIRLHRHQTEAVAKAAAKRSFVVTTGTGSGKSLCFFVPIIDAAIRARAQGEAPRTRAIIVYPMNALANSQLKELEKFIGQSGLSDEMRPTFARYTGQENAEERQRIRNAKPDIILTNFMMLELLMTRQNDLDRAVIGNAHGLEFIVLDELHTYRGRQGADVAMLVRRLRDRLCPDRAPICIGTSATMASEGDETTRASAVAAVASRLFGTPIAASAIIDESLARATNPALNAASFGDALGFAVDAELPLALDDAALVTHPLSVWIELEIGLSDGQTFSRRPPTTLSEAAARLAAKTGRSKERCREQIAAMLTMMSLPAETRGGTGERAFLAFKLHRFISGAGHVHATLRQPDRRITLDGQLFDPKDPGARLYATYFCRACGQEYHPVARIEEDDGVRFIPRSIDEPILAEPDEEARAGYLMPEPQDDPDFAFGGNAEDYPEDWTETRPSGRRLKPVHRTHAPRRVCVNADGATGAAGRPAWFLPGKFRFCLACGDQPAAQAREINKLAGLSSEGRSSATTLLVSSMLRWMNRESSPPAKEKRKLLGFTDNRQDAALQAGHFNDFLFVTLLRGATLAAVRAAGPEGLAEEDFGRKVQQALGFIGEREALRPEWMLDPGTKGAGRHEAERALGRVLAHRVWADQRRGWRFTNPNLEDLGLVRVEYVGLDNLIADERFEKGPPELRAASPEQRREALHILLDALRKGLAVTADALEGQVIEATANASRTYLREPWAISLQETPRHAAALMLDAPRRDVAGLRGEPLIVRGGPRSSLARRLGREEIWSKRLDGKTYLAVVEALLAAADEYGLVRAVPTSFDAEGWRLVSGAIRIVVAKGRPDSRRPNPYFVALYETLAGSLLSGESMLFGFEGREHTAQVDQTRRQWREARFRWEEADRAYLSSELGRLKDDVREPDVFLPVLFCSPTMELGVDISALNAVYLRNVPPTPANYAQRSGRAGRSGQAALVATYCAAQSPHDQYYFAKPEQMVRGVVRPPALDLVNRDLVVAHLHAVWLAEAGVELEPDIPQVLDLADERLPVRASITIALSDPALTVRAAAAMRRVLDAILPELQVARPAWAADLEGFAAETAAQAPQRFSEAFQRWRDLYDGARAQLIDANRRSEMHGLRAEERKEAKIQQAQANEQLSLLERGAASGGSDFYTYRYLATEGFLPGYNFPRLPLYAYIPSVGTGTRGAFLQRARFLAIAEFGPRSLIYHEGRAYRVAKAKLPAGVREEGRLATRTLYVCDACGAGHAEHEQERCHVCAAPMAGTHPVRNVLRIDNVETQAAERITANDEERQRQGFDIRTIFAWPKAGETPDAIEAVAQADDASVMRLDYAPRANISRLNLGLKRRAAKGTFGFGIDPVSGRWSRSPADEADADGPPDGPSLQRVVPIVEDNKNALLLRLPESRISETAMATLQHALARGLSLAFQLEEGEVLSEPVPRRDERRAILAFEATEGGAGVLGRLASEPEALARVARTALTLMHYPDHAAAVAARDPLLLAEDAEAACVKGCYRCLLSYYNQPDHELIDRKDQDVLRLLLRLAAATTVPTVAPALVAGENGDWRAALAQWKLPAPDPAPLDVAGVRLPLAWRDHLVAASPDPVPEAARAALEAQGYAIAALPPTPGEAPPNDLASFLGTAA